The sequence AGCAGCACGTACTCGCCCTGCTGATCGAAACTAACCGCATCGCCGGGGACCAGCAACGCCGCGCGCTTCTCAGGATCGGGCACCCGCACCCGTACGAACAATCCCGGCAATACGCTTAGATCCTTGTTGGGAAAGATGCCACGCAATTGCAAGGTGCCGGTTGTAGGAGTGACGCTAATCGAGGCAAAGTCGAGACGCCCCTCATGCGGAAACCCCTCCTCGTTCGCCAAACCAAAGAATACTGGCAGCGGCCTCGGATTACCGCGCTTACCCGCGTCGCGCTGCCCCGCCATCACGCGCAGCAAATCTCTCTCATTGATAGTGAAGTAGGCATAGATCGGATCGATCTGATCGATTTCCGCCAGCGCCGTCTGCTTTCCCAGCGAACCAACTAGGTTGCCCGGATTAACCAGATGCCTGCCTATTCGCCCGTTGAACGGCGCTCTTACCAGCGTGTAGCCGAGATTCAACTGAGCTATCTGAACCTGCGCTTGCGCCGCCAGGAGCCCCGCAGCAGCGCTGTCCCTCTCATAGTGCCAGTGATCCACTTCAACTTGAGAAGTAGCATCTTCCTTGAGCAAGCCGGAATAACGTGCGAATTCGGTCTTGGCGTGAAACAAGGCCGCTTGCTGCGCCTTAACCTGAGCCTCTGCCTGCTGTAATTGCGCCTGGTACTGACTCTGCTGAATCGTAAATAACGAATCGCCTTTTTTCACCCGCGCGCCGTCGGTGAAATGGATCTTCTCGAGAAATCCTTCGACGCGTGCTACCAGCGTGACAGAGTCGATCGCGACCGTGTTGCCGGTAAAGTCCATGTGGTCATTGACCAGCTTTGAAACTGGCTTGGCGACAGCAACGATCGGCGCGACCGATGCGGGCGCATTCTTGTTGCCGCAGCCGCTGGCAGAAACCAGTAGCGCAAGAGCAGCTAAAGCGATCGCCGATCGCAACAACCTTTTCATCGTGGACTACTCCCTGTCCGCGAAGCTGACTGCTTCACCTTGATCTGCTCTCCCGGCAAAAGCACTGCCGCAAACCTCACCATTCCGGAAGCCCCGGGTTCGGCGATACATCCTTGGATGCCGGCAGTCCAGGCGCTTTAGGTCGCAGCTCCTTGTCCGGCGAAAGCAAGCCGCCCCAGTAAGTGCGCTTCGCCATCGTGTCCCTGGTTTGCGCCGGTACAAAATCATTGCCTTGCCGAATCTGCCATCCACCACCTAAGGCTCGATAGCTAGCGATCAATCCCAGCGGGATGTTGCCACGAGCCACGGCGAGGCTGTTCTGCGCCTGATATAGATTCTGTTCAGCGGTAAGTACCGTGGTGAAATCCAGGATGCCTTGCCGATACTGTATCGTCGCGATTCTGAGTGCGCCTTCTGCCGCCTTCACGCTCTCCTGCAGGAAGACAACCTGGTTGCGCGATTCCACGAACACTACCAGACCGTTCTCGACTTCCTGCTGAGCCTGCAGCACCGCGTTCTGATAAGTGATCTGGAGTTCCTGAAACCTGGCATCCTGCACACGCACGTTGTTGGTTATCTGCCCGTAGTTAAAAATGTTCCACTGCAAGGTTGGACCGACGCTGTAGAGCAGGCTCTTGGCCGTAAACACGTCAGACAGACTAGCCGAGCCAACGTTGCTCGATAAAGTTCCCACGTTGCCAATCAAACTAAAGGTAGGGAGCAGATCGGCTTTCGCAAACCCAATCTGCGCGCATTGCGCCTCCGCCTCAAGTTCCGCCTTCCTTAAATCCGGTCGCCGCAGGAGCAGGTCCGATGGAATTCCGGCAGCGACCTCGGTCGGCGCCGTAGGAATATCGGACGAACCCGCCAGCAGTTGACTCAGATTCCCTGGCGGCATCCCGAGCAGCACTGAAAGCGCGTTCTCGGCCTGTGCAAGCTGGATACTAAGTTGCGGAATCGTCGCCTCGGTAGCGCCAAGCACGTTCTGCGCCTGATATACGTCGCGCTTGCTGACCGCTCCGCCTTGAAACTTGGCAACCGTGATCTTGTAGGCCTGGCGCTGCCGCACGACGTTGTCGCGGGCTATCTTGATCTGAGTTTGCAGAGTCCGTATCTGCACGTAAGTACTGGCTACGTCTCCCGTGAGCGTAACCAGCACGTCATCGTAGTTCGCGACCGATGCCAAAAATGCGCTGTCAGCCGATTCGATACCGCGCCGCAGCTTGCCCCAGATATCGAGTTCCCATGATGCCTGTGCGCCGAACTGGTCCGCCCAGTAGGTGTTGTTGACTATGTTGTAAGGCAACGAGATTGGAATTCGATTGTAGCTTACCTGAGCATTTAGCAGTTGTTGCTGCGGAAAAAATTCGCCGATCGCGATACCTAGTTGCGCGCGTGCTTCCAGTACCCGCACGCCGGCGGTCAGCAATGTGAGATTCTGCTGGTAGGCTCGCTGGATCAAGCCGGTCAAGACCGGGTCCTTGAAGAGAGTCCACCAGTCCCGATAGTCCTGCCGGTCCGGCGCGACCGCGACATTGCCAGCCTCGTTCCACTTCACCGCGATCGGCGCTGGCGGACGCTTATAGTCTGGGCCAAGCATGCATCCAGCGATCAGCAGCGCGATTGCCGCGAGCGGTAGATCAAACTTCCTGCCCAATGACATCAGCTATCCCGCCCTATGCGCCCCCAAGTACGACTCTCTATAGCGGGATTGCTTCCGTCGCGACGAGCGGAACTCACCTCGCAGCCATCGCAGCGCCCCCCACATTGAACGCGGAATGCGATCCGCCGAAGAGCGCGGTATTGCCTCATCAACCAGTAGATTCATGCTCTCGGCCGCGCCACTCGATTGCTCGCACGCATTGCGCGCGCCTT comes from Candidatus Binatus sp. and encodes:
- a CDS encoding efflux RND transporter periplasmic adaptor subunit; this encodes MKRLLRSAIALAALALLVSASGCGNKNAPASVAPIVAVAKPVSKLVNDHMDFTGNTVAIDSVTLVARVEGFLEKIHFTDGARVKKGDSLFTIQQSQYQAQLQQAEAQVKAQQAALFHAKTEFARYSGLLKEDATSQVEVDHWHYERDSAAAGLLAAQAQVQIAQLNLGYTLVRAPFNGRIGRHLVNPGNLVGSLGKQTALAEIDQIDPIYAYFTINERDLLRVMAGQRDAGKRGNPRPLPVFFGLANEEGFPHEGRLDFASISVTPTTGTLQLRGIFPNKDLSVLPGLFVRVRVPDPEKRAALLVPGDAVSFDQQGEYVLLVNNKNVVERRGVKTGFQVGDMMTIESGLKPDDNVIVEGLLQAIPGREVNPQRAQTGSQAGSKS
- a CDS encoding efflux transporter outer membrane subunit, encoding MSLGRKFDLPLAAIALLIAGCMLGPDYKRPPAPIAVKWNEAGNVAVAPDRQDYRDWWTLFKDPVLTGLIQRAYQQNLTLLTAGVRVLEARAQLGIAIGEFFPQQQLLNAQVSYNRIPISLPYNIVNNTYWADQFGAQASWELDIWGKLRRGIESADSAFLASVANYDDVLVTLTGDVASTYVQIRTLQTQIKIARDNVVRQRQAYKITVAKFQGGAVSKRDVYQAQNVLGATEATIPQLSIQLAQAENALSVLLGMPPGNLSQLLAGSSDIPTAPTEVAAGIPSDLLLRRPDLRKAELEAEAQCAQIGFAKADLLPTFSLIGNVGTLSSNVGSASLSDVFTAKSLLYSVGPTLQWNIFNYGQITNNVRVQDARFQELQITYQNAVLQAQQEVENGLVVFVESRNQVVFLQESVKAAEGALRIATIQYRQGILDFTTVLTAEQNLYQAQNSLAVARGNIPLGLIASYRALGGGWQIRQGNDFVPAQTRDTMAKRTYWGGLLSPDKELRPKAPGLPASKDVSPNPGLPEW